From one Trifolium pratense cultivar HEN17-A07 linkage group LG1, ARS_RC_1.1, whole genome shotgun sequence genomic stretch:
- the LOC123903250 gene encoding uncharacterized protein LOC123903250, which produces MHEGNINTSPSSTHIQLHSIMSEPKGRTVGGTEYSWCKAVQGGTGIAVVTLRTSKLPNINRLQKALHKLQNSHPILKSTLLQHTSTFSFLTSPTPFLQLKIHDLSLNLNKPNDAVTISPLQQILELELNNDSVWRDAALNSNEMFFGSIYALPNNVWVIALRLHVAACDRTTAVLLLRELLELMEEKEEIVSEDQNDKKVSLAIEDLVPREKTKKPLLARGLNVLGYSLNSFKLTNLKFNDSKTTRFSQVVRLQLNQDDTKGVLAGCAWNGIKVCGVMSAAGMIAGHSSKRGSKKYGIVTLTDCRSTLQSRLSDNFGFYHSAILNSHEIKGGETIWELAKKTYGAFATSKKNNKHFSDMEDLNFLMCKAIENPGLTPSSSLRTSIMSVFEDTVIDNSGKKQREIGVEDYMGCASIHGVGPSIAIFDTIRDGCLDCICVYPAPLHSREQMQDIVGKMKSTLIDAAKAYKE; this is translated from the exons ATGCATGAAGGAAATATAAATACTTCACCATCAAGCACACATATCCAACTACATTCCATCATGTCCGAACCCAAAGGTAGAACTGTTGGCGGCACAGAATACAGCTGGTGCAAGGCCGTTCAAGGCGGCACCGGCATCGCCGTCGTCACACTACGCACTTCAAAACTCCCAAACATAAACCGTCTCCAAAAGGCCCTCCACAAACTCCAAAATTCCCATCCTATCCTCAAATCCACTCTTCTCCAACACACATCCACCTTCTCCTTTCTCACCTCTCCCACACCCTTCCTCCAACTAAAAATTCATGATCTCTCATTAAACCTAAACAAACCAAATGACGCTGTTACGATCTCTCCTCTCCAACAAATCCTAGAACTAGAACTCAACAACGACAGTGTGTGGCGCGATGCAGCACTTAACTCAAATGAAATGTTTTTCGGCAGCATTTATGCTCTGCCGAATAACGTTTGGGTTATTGCGCTGCGACTCCACGTCGCTGCGTGTGACCGTACAACTGCGGTGTTGCTATTGAGAGAGTTGCTTGAGTTGatggaagagaaagaagaaatcGTTAGTGAAGATCAAAATGATAAGAAAGTTAGTTTGGCTATTGAGGATCTTGTACCTCGTGAGAAAACAAAGAAGCCTTTGCTGGCGCGTGGTTTGAACGTGCTTGGTTACTCACTTAACTCCTTTAAGCTAacgaatttgaaatttaatgatAGCAAAACGACCAGGTTTTCACAAGTTGTGAGGTTGCAACTTAACCAAGATGACACCAAGGGGGTTCTAGCT GGGTGCGCGTGGAATGGAATAAAAGTGTGCGGGGTAATGAGTGCTGCGGGAATGATCGCCGGCCATAGCTCAAAACGTGGTTCCAAGAAGTATGGGATCGTTACACTCACTGATTGTCGATCTACTCTCCAATCTCGTCTCTCTGACAATTTCG GTTTTTACCACTCTGCCATTCTCAATTCCCACGAAATAAAAGGAGGAGAAACTATATGGGAGCTAGCAAAAAAAACATACGGAGCTTTTGCAACctcaaagaaaaataacaaacattTTTCAGATATGGAAGACTTAAACTTCCTTATGTGCAAAGCCATAGAAAATCCAGGTTTAACACCATCTTCTTCCTTACGAACGTCGATCATGTCAGTGTTCGAGGACACGGTGATCGACAACAGTGGGAAGAAGCAAAGAGAGATTGGTGTTGAGGACTACATGGGATGTGCTTCTATTCATGGTGTGGGACCATCTATTGCTATTTTTGATACCATAAGAGATGGATGCTTGGATTGTATTTGTGTGTATCCAGCACCATTACATTCTAGGGAACAAATGCAAGACATTGTTGGTAAGATGAAGAGTACACTTATTGATGCTGCTAAGGCATATAAGGAATGA
- the LOC123903251 gene encoding kinesin-like protein KIN-5C has protein sequence MSGRHDKEKGVNVQVLLRCRPFSEDELRTNAPQVVSCNDYNREVSVSQNVAGKHFDRVFTFDKVFGPSAKQKDLYDQAVIPIVNEVLEGFNCTIFAYGQTGTGKTYTMEGDSKKTKSGPNGELPAEAGVIPRAVKQIFDTLEGQNAEYSVKVTFLELYNEEITDLLAPEEISKVSLEEKQKKQLPLMEDGKGGVLVRGLEEEIVTSANEIFTLLERGSAKRRTAETLLNKQSSRSHSLFSITIHIKEATPEGEELIKCGKLNLVDLAGSENISRSGAREGRAREAGEINKSLLTLGRVISALVEHLGHIPYRDSKLTRLLRDSLGGRTKTCIIATVSPAVHCLEETLSTLDYAHRAKNIRNKPEVNQKLMKTTLIKDLYGEIERLKGEVYAAREKNGIYIPKDRYIQEENEKKAMTDQIEQMNIALDSHQKKFEELQSKYNDQILQCSYLSTKLDATEKNLKHTSILLANTEEELKKCRYTLKEKDYIISEQRKAENALTQQACILRADLEKAVQDNASLFFKIDREDKLKSDNRAVVDNFQVELAQQVSSLCNTVATSLSQQNEHLQCVENLCHSFMGVHDKAVVDLKQKVTTLRALYISHVEAMQNVVRLHKSGSDATFQELSSLISSNGHCIEEFLASEATKAGSILDDLQTSLSTQQGELALFASELGHRLSVNAEKIKDLSECTHDFEDKLFKDVKKLENFASEADEMQMKSITEFKKAYEEQSRSDTEKLIADITSLLSNHACRQNDMVDTKLVDLRKNGIASKSLLDEHVSSMGDILSCSKRKWHSICTQAEKDARDTAEFSTTKHGYMEELLQQSINTAQSAFQNTKKAHEVINEIGAKHISEIVSLIRDATDSNMKHDIEINCARVTAEEDVAKNSDDVLQRFDDMSVQERGSISGMLNVVKTHVDTLETFREDHSGLTTSIEENSREIFQQKYRDYEPIGTTPIRSEFEVPSKATIESFRSLPIETLIEQFRENNSYESLHSLDIKELKPSLIPRSPLSQVNITKGITRYH, from the exons ATGTCCGGCCGCCACGACAAAGAAAAAGGCGTCAATGTTCAAGTCCTCCTTCGTTGCAG GCCTTTCAGTGAAGATGAATTGCGTACCAATGCGCCTCAAGTCGTTAGTTGCAATGATTACAACAGAGAAGTATCTGTTTCTCAGAACGTAGCCGGCAAGCATTTTGATCGAGTTTTCACTTTTGATAAG GTCTTTGGTCCTTCTGCAAAGCAAAAGGATCTTTATGATCAAGCTGTAATTCCAATAGTAAATGAAGTTCTAGAGGGCTTTAATTGTACTATATTCGCATATGGTCAAACTGGTACAGGGAAGACTTATACAATGGAAGGTGATTCCAAAAAAACAAAG AGTGGGCCTAACGGAGAGTTGCCTGCAGAAGCAGGAGTCATACCTAGGGCTGTTAAGCAGATTTTTGACACTCTTGAGGGGCAGAATGCTGAATATAGTGTAAAAGTAACTTTTCTAGAATTGTATAATGAGGAAATTACTGATTTGCTTGCCCCGGAGGAAATTTCAAAAGTTTCTTTGGAGGAGAAGCAAAAAAAGCAGCTTCCTCTTATGGAGGATGGTAAAGGTGGTGTTCTTGTAAGAGGTCTAGAGGAAGAAATCGTAACAAGTGCGAATGAAATTTTCACACTGCTGGAGAGAGGGTCCGCCAAACGCCGTACTGCTGAAACTTTATTGAACAAGCAATCAAG TCGGTCACATTCATTGTTTTCCATTACAATCCACATCAAGGAAGCAACCCCAGAAGGTGAAGAACTTATAAAATGCGGCAAACTAAATTTAGTTGATTTAGCAGGTTCAGAAAATATTTCCCGTTCTGGTGCTAGAGAG GGTCGTGCAAGAGAAGCGGGGGAAATCAATAAAAGTTTACTTACTTTAGGGCGTGTTATCTCTGCACTTGTGGAGCACCTTGGCCATATCCCTTACAG GGATAGCAAGTTGACGCGTTTATTGCGCGATTCACTTGGTGGAAGAACGAAAACATGTATCATAGCTACCGTCTCTCCTGCAGTTCATTGCTTAGAGGAGACCTTGAGCACGTTGGACTATGCACACAGGGCGAAGAACATAAGAAATAAGCCCGAG GTTAACCAAAAACTGATGAAAACAACTCTAATCAAGGATCTCTATGGTGAAATTGAACGTCTTAAGGGAG AGGTTTACGCTGCACGTGAGAAAAATGGCATCTACATACCAAAGGACAGATACATTCAGGAGGAGAATGAaaagaag GCCATGACAGATCAGATTGAGCAGATGAATATTGCATTAGACAGTCATCAGAAG AAATTTGAGGAATTGCAAAGCAAATACAATGACCAAATTTTGCAGTGCTCATATTTGAGCACAAAACTCGATGCCACTGAG AAAAACTTGAAGCACACCAGCATATTGCTTGCCAACACAGAGGAAGAGTTAAAGAAATGTCGGTATACTCTGAAAGAGAAAGATTATATCATTTCTGAGCAGAGGAAAGCAG AAAATGCTCTTACTCAGCAAGCATGCATTTTACGAGCTGATTTGGAGAAAGCTGTTCAAGATAATGCatcattgttttttaaaattg ATAGAGAAGATAAACTGAAGTCAGATAACAGAGCTGTGGTGGATAATTTTCAAGTGGAGCTCGCCCAGCAAGTCAGTTCTCTTTGTAATACTGTGGCAACATCATTGTCTCAACAGAATGAACACCTTCAATGCGTGGAGAACCTTTGCCATTCATTTATGGGCGTTCATGATAAG GCAGTTGTTGATCTGAAGCAGAAAGTTACAACTCTGAGGGCTTTGTATATATCTCATGTCGAAGCGATGCAAAATGTTGTACGTTTGCATAAGTCGGGCTCTGATGCTACCTTTCAGGAACTATCATCTCTTATATCCTCTAATGGTCACTGTATTGAAGAA TTTCTTGCATCTGAGGCCACCAAAGCAGGTTCAATACTTGATGATCTTCAGACTTCTCTTTCAACCCAGCAGGGTGAATTAGCACTTTTTGCAAGTGAACTAGGCCAT AGATTAAGTGTCAATGCTGAGAAAATAAAGGATTTATCTGAATGCACACATGACTTTGAGGATAAGCTTTTCAAAGACGTAAAAAAGCTTGAAAATTTTGCGTCTGAAGCTGATGAAATGCAAATGAAGAGCATCACTGAGTTTAAAAAAGCTTATGAG GAGCAATCAAGATCTGATACAGAGAAACTTATAGCTGATATAACTAGTTTATTATCAAATCACGCTTGTCGTCAAAATGATATG GTAGATACAAAGCTTGTTGATCTTCGAAAAAATGGCATTGCCAGCAAGTCATTATTGGATGAACATGTATCATCAATGGGGGATATTCTGTCATGTTCAAAGAGAAAGTGGCATAGCATATGCACGCAAGCAGAAAAAGATGCACGAGACACTGCTGAATTTTCTACCACTAAGCATGGTTATATGGAGGAGCTACTGCAGCAGAG TATCAATACTGCTCAATCGGCTTtccaaaatacaaaaaaagCACATGAAGTTATAAATGAGATTGGAGCCAAGCATATTTCAGAAATAGTGTCACTTATCAG GGATGCTACCGATAGCAATATGAAACATGACATTGAAATTAATTGTGCTCGGGTTACAGCTGAGGAAGATGTGGCAAAGAACAGTGACGATGTCCTTCAACGGTTTGACG ACATGTCGGTACAGGAGCGGGGTTCCATATCTGGTATGTTGAATGTTGTTAAAACTCATGTAGATACACTTGAAACCTTCAGAGAGGATCACTCTGGCCTAACTACTTCAATTGAAGAAAACTCACGGGAAATTTTTCAGCAGAAGTATAGG GACTATGAGCCAATTGGGACTACCCCAATAAGAAGTGAATTTGAAGTTCCAAGTAAAGCGACAATAGAGTCTTTTCGATCCTTGCCAATAGAAACCCTTATTGAGCAATTCCGGGAAAACAATTCATATGAATCACTTCATTCACTTGATATAAAGGAGTTGAAACCATCACTAATTCCTCGTTCTCCCCTAAGTCAAGTAAATATAACTAAGGGGATAACGAGGTATCATTGA